The Pseudomonadota bacterium genomic interval GGTGACAGTCGCAGACGGTTACGCCCGCAACTTTCTTTTGCCGAGCGGCCGGGCGATTGAGGCCAATGAAGGCAATCTCAATTATGTCAAGCATCATCTTTGTGGGCTTGAGAAGAAACGTCAGCGGCTTCAGGCTGAGGGTGAGGCCCTGCGGGCCCGGCTTTCGGCGTTACGGCTCGAGTTTGAACGCAAGGTCGGTGAACAGGGCAAGCTTTTCGGCTCGGTGACGGCGATGGATATTGCGGAAAGGCTTAATGAACTGCAGATTGATGTCGACCGGCGTAAGATTGAGCTGCCGGAAAGCATCAAGCATGTCGGAGATTTTACTGCCCTGGTTAAG includes:
- a CDS encoding 50S ribosomal protein L9, with protein sequence MRIILQEPVEHLGNIGDLVTVADGYARNFLLPSGRAIEANEGNLNYVKHHLCGLEKKRQRLQAEGEALRARLSALRLEFERKVGEQGKLFGSVTAMDIAERLNELQIDVDRRKIELPESIKHVGDFTALVKVQPGIVAELKIVVVSDQNEVVLVADMPAVSAEAESVVD